The DNA segment AGTGCTGGAGAGAGTGCTCAGGCAGGGccggaaagggaggaatgaaagCCATCCTCTGGGGCCTGGCCACTGGCACATGGACCTTCTGGCAGGTCACAGAGCAGGCCCAGAGCTGCAATGGGTGACAGCAGGGCGCCGACATAGCATGCAGACTTCCCTTCTTGGCAACAGAAAAAAGTGCAGATGAGGGACCAGTCCCCATACAAGGAAGgaggctgcagctgtggaaaagcATCACACTAGCGCTGACCCCAGGGCTCCCACAGCCAGGTCAGCCCTGGGCCATGCCCTTTCTGTGCTTCCTCCCACACCAACCTCACAAAACCCGTGAGGAGTAACTAGTGCTACTCCCATTTGCATAGAGGGAGattgaggcttggagaggttaaTGAATTGGCAGGCTGGGGTTAGAACCTAGCCTGCCTGCCTCCAAACCTCAGGTTGCTCCCACTGTGTTCTCGGGAGACTCGCATCCCACAGGAAGGGCACGATTTCAGGGTGGTTGGAGGCACATCTGAGTGCTTTGGGAAACCCGGGGCTCTGCAGCTTGGGGGCTGGGAGCGGCTCTCTGCAGTGACCCCAGAGGGTTGGGCCACAGATCTGCATGGGTAGTGGAGGGCCCCACAAACGGATGCAAGGCAGGTGGCCCCCCAAGCACAGCTGAATCCTCAGGCAGCCAAGTGCTTGTAGGCTCACCTTGGGGACAGCTGATATCCAGAAGGGCTGAGGTCTGTCACTAACCTGCAGAACCAGGAAGACCAGGTGCCCAGCAGCTAATGTGTGGCCATCCTCTTGCCCTTGAGGAGGATGATCCTCCAataggaaacaagaaagaaatgcCATCAAAGGGGTTTTGGAGCCAAGAGAGAGGCAAGAGGCTGCTACTGTCTGCTTTGCATCTTTCATAAGTTTGACTCCTGGACCTTGACACAGTTTATGCCAGGACTTTGAGCAAATGGGGTTATGGCCACTTACATATGGCTTGCAGTTCTTAAGAAATTATAGAGAACTGGAGAGATTCAGAGGGGCAAAAAGATTTTAACAAATGTGGACTGGTCACTCCAAAGCAAGATTACCAAGTAGATTACAGACAGATGGGTTTCAGCTGAGCCTGGGAAGCAGCATAGCTGGGAGCTGGCATGGGCATTGCAAGATCATCTCTTCCCTAATGCCAGGCACCAGGTCTCAGAATAGCCATACTCAGTATTAAGACAGAGCTACAAGAATGGCCACTGTCGGCACCCCAGCGCCAGGACCTATGCCACCTTTGAGCCATCCTGTCCCTGTGTGTTCTGGATGAACTGTTTTCTCTGTTCCTGGGGGCCTGGATGCCCCAGTGAATGACTGGTTCCCCATGACCTGGTTTTCTGCTTTGCCTTCACCCCATCCTCCACCTGCCTCCTTAGTAGAACATCCAGGTGCTTCCTGCCTGCTCCTGGCAGCTAAGGGTCACCGCTCAGCTAGCATTGTCGATTCCTGTGTGTGTCCCTAGTGCCCCTACCTGTGTGTATGAACTAGCAGCTAAGTTTGTGCAAAGTCAATCGTCTGGGAGGAAGGAGGCAATACAAAGAGGTGGGCTGGGTAACAGTGCCAGGAGGACCTTTCGGGGCTTGCTGAGCTAAGCTGGAGGCTCTGGCTGAGACACCGGCCTGGAGGGCAGTCTGGGCCTGAGACCAGTGGCATGGAACTCTGTCCTTGGTACTGTCCTGCTTCTTTGTCTTTACTTTACCTCTTGGATGAAGACAAGAAATACACATGTACCCCATTTCCAGATGACACACATGAAGAGAGAGCTCATTCATCTGGTGAGCACACTGAGATCCAAACATAAAGAACCAGAAGGATGGTCTAAAACCAAGAGAACAAGATTTAACAGAGACACATTCTACTTCAGTTAGAGCAAAAGCCTATGAACACTTAGAGGAGGGTTTCAGCTCAGTGAGACCTGCTGCCAGAGTGAGGCAGCCTGGGTGGTGGACAGTAGCCACCCATCTCTTTCCTTGAGGATAAGGAGTCGCTTTTGAATCTTGTGAACTGTCTTGCAGTGGGGTGAGCTGCCTTGTAGGGCAGTGATTTCTCTGCCCAAGCCCTGATGGGCTGCCATCCCTGTTGGGAATGATCTGTAGGGGATTCTTGTCGggagggaaaagaaggaaatgaactTTGGTTGGTCGTCTATGTGTCAGGTGCTCTATCTACACtaactcatgtaatcctcacCATGTCTCTGATCAGAGGCatcctatttcattgattttatgaAATACATTTCCTCCCACAATTTAACATCTCAGAGATTGGGACGTGTACTCTAATTGATGCCACTTTACAATCGCTGTGAGCCAGGTGGCAGTCTCAGCTGGGTGGTGGGAAAACGCACCATTGACACCTCCTGGTAAGATCAAGAAAACACCAGACTCAGTTCAACACAGGATTCTCCTGTAGAGGCACCAGAGCTCAGGGGGATGAAGTGATGTGGCTGCCTGACATTTCCACTGCCACATGGGGCACTCACCTACTGGTCCCACACTGGTCCCTGGACAAGTGCCACCTGAATTCCCGTGGGGCAGGGAAAACAGACTGTAGGGTCTCCAGTAGATATGATTCTGTAGATAGGGATGGGGCCTTGGGGTCTGATTGGTTTAACTTTCCCAGGGGATTCTGATCCATAGAGAGGCTAGGAACCACTACAACTGGTGACTGACTAGTTGTCTCAGAGCTAAAATTCAGATATGCTTCAGCACAGTGGCTTTGATGCCAAGTGTGCTGGAGCACCTGGGTCACAGTGCTCTTCACCCCAAGCCTGTCTAGGAGCCAGTGAGTTAGGCAGCAGGGGTCAGCCAGGGTCCGGGCCCCTCAGCTCCTCTTTGTGTAGTAGGAGCCTTGCTGGAAAGGCCCCATCTGCCCATGAGGGAAGCCCAGCACCTCTGTTCTGCTCCTCTTCCCAATGGCTTAGCCCACTGACCTCTGTTTCCTCTCCCCAGGGAAGGGTGATCTGATTGGCTGTGAGCTGCCCCGGCGTGAGCAGGTAGTCAAGGCCAATGCGGATGTGAAGGGGCTGACCTACTGCGTCCTGCAGTGTCTGCAGCTGGCCGGGCTGCATGAGAGCCTCGCGCTGTACCCTGAGTTTGCCCCACGCTTCAGCCGGGGCCTCAGAGGGGAGCTCAGCTATAACCTGGGTGCTGGCGGAGGCCCCACGGAGGTGAGGGCACTGGGTACGTGCATGGAGGGGCTGGGGTTGCAGGTAGCCTGCTGAcgtgggcagaggctgggggtggCAGAGGTGCTGTGGGAGTGCATGGCCTGATGTAGATGGCCCTGCACATGGCGGAGATGGATTGGGGGTGGCGTGTTGGTGTCTACACACTCCCTGCCTCTTCACACCCACACACTGTCCTTTagagcccagcccagctcagcagTGTTCAGCCACCCCTCCCGGCTCTCCCTGGCCCATCTGAGACAGCTTGGCCTGGTCCGCAGCAGTCTTGGGAGGGAAGCTGAGTTCCCTGGTACCAGATAAGCAGCGTAGAAGCCACAGATGAAGATGCACCTTTGGGGCAGGGCCATTCACTGCCCCTCCAGGCTGCCTTTGAGGGCGTTCTGCAGCTCCTCCTGGCCTTCACAATGAAGCAGGACTGCTCTGAGGGGCTTTTGAATTTCCTGACCAGTTCTTGATATTGCATCCTCTTGGATAGTCAGTTAGCCTGAGGGGCCAGCAGAGGGGTGGTGTGCCCACACCGGGCTAGAATTCTGATGGGCAGCAGATGCCtccatggcttttgtgtctgtgGTGGCAGCAGAAAAGCAGcccttccctgccctgcctccagcGTCTTCCTCTGCAGGGTGGGAGACACTGGGCAGCCTCTTTCACAGAGACGGCTCCTCCCTTCCAGGGAGATGAGGCTGGGGTGAAGGAGGTGAGTGGAGCCCAGTATGGGACTATCCATGCTGCTGCCCTTTTCCCCACTGTCCCCAGGTGGACACCAGCTCCCTGAGTGGTGACAACACCCTCATGTCCACGCTGGAGGAGAAGGAGACAGACGGGGAGCAGGGGCCCACAGCATCACCAGCCCCAGCTGACGAGCCCTCCAGTCCCCTCCTATCCCCGGGATGTACCTCCTCTTCCTCGGCTGCCAAGCTGCTATCCCCACGTCGAACTGCGCCCCGGCCCCGGCTAGGTGGCAGAGGGCGGCCAGGCCGGTCAGGGGCTTCGCAGGCTGAGGCTGGCCCCTCTGCTCACCCTCGGAGTTTAGAGGGGCTGCAGCTGCCCCCCATGCCATGGAATGTGCCCCCAGATCTGAGCCCCAGGTGAGTGGGCACTGGGCTACTACATTCTGGGCTAGATGATGATAAGGCTGGGGTTCCAGCCAGCCACACCTCCACCCAGGTTGTGCATCCTTCCATCTTAacccctcccagcctcctccaggaagcctctgactccacctccctgctgcccctgccccaccatTTGGTTCATGGCTCAGAACTCTCCTGCTGTTCACATCACTCAAGTTTGGATGCCCAGAGAAACTGCAAGCTCCTTGGGGAAAGGACCACATGTTACCTATCTCTTGGGGCTGCAGCCCCTTGGCCCAGCTCCAGGCTCCTTCAGCCTGTGTGGACATCGGGGCATCTTGCCCCATGATGCACTGCAGCAGCTGCAGGTCAACTAATTTGTTGTCCTGGCACCTGCATTCACAGGGTAGTAGATGGCATTGAGGATGGCTGTGGCTCTGACCAGCACAAGTTCTCTTTCCACGTGGGGCAGTCTGGCCCGGAATGTAGCAGCAGCCCCTCCCCTGGACCAGGTACTGGGCCTAGGGCCGGAGGGAGTTTGGCAGGGCAACCCCTTTGCCCTGTGAACGAACTTCTGGGTAACGAGCAGTGAATTCACCTGGAAGCCCTCTACGCCTCACCCACTTGCTCGGGTTGGGCAGGGGAGTGAAGATCAGAACCTTGGTGTTGGAAAATAGCTGGGAACAGGGTTTGGATCTCTGTCATCCCTCTAGCAGGGTGACCTTGGTTCTTACTTCCACTTCCCATCTGTACGCCCGTTGTGCATGTTTAATAGTGTCTGACTCACTGCGGGGATAGGGGGCTGGGGAAGCAGAGTTCAAAGTGGCCACTGGCCAGACCAGGCAGACCTGGGACTGGACCAAGTAATAAACTCTCAGGAGTGACCATGTGCCTGGAGGACAGAAGAAACAGGCACAGACAGCAGCCTACTGAGGGGATGGTGTAGGGCAGTGTGTCTGAGGGGCCCTGGCAGTCTGGGCAGTACTCAGCAACGTGGGCAAGGCTGGAGTGGCTGTTCTTGTACCTGGCCCTGCCAAGCCAATGTGGTCTGTACTAACGGGCAGAAGCCTGGGCCCCATGCTGTCTCCTCTTCCTACTGTCCATAGAGAACGGCCTGCTTACTGTCCCCCTCGGGCCCAGCGAAGCAAAGAACACAGACACGCTGGACAAGCTTCGGCAGGCGGTGGGTGAGGGGCaaggtggaggcagggaggggagaggggcaggcACTGCTGTGTTTGAGACTGctggccctccccctcctcctcccccacaggTGATGGAGCTGTCTGAGCAGGTGCTGCAGATGCGGGAAGGCCTACAGTCGCTCCGCCAGGCCTTGCAGCTCGTCCTGGCACCCCATGGGGAGGGCCTATGCCCAGCCAGTACCTCTGGACTCCTGCAGCCTCTGTGTGTGGACACTGGGGCCTCCCCCTACTGCCTGCAACCCCCAGCTGGCACTGTCTTGAGTGGGACCTGGCCCCACCCTCGTCCAGGGCCTCCTCCCCTAGTGGCACCCTGGCCCTGGGGCCCCCCAGCATCTCAGAGCTCCCCATGGCCTCGAGCCACAGCTTTCTGGACCTCCACCTCTGACTCAGAGGCCCCTGGCTCAGGAGAACTCTGCCCCGAACCCAGCACCCCTGGCTCACCACCCCCTGAGGCGGCAGCTAGGACTGGGCTCCCAGAGGCTGTGAACCAGGCTGAGGCAGCCAGCACCGGAGAGCCCCCACCAGGGTCAGGGGGCCTGGCCCTACCCTGGGAATCCCACAGCCTGGAGATGGTGCTAATTGGCTGTCATGGCTCTGGCACAGTCCAGTGGACCCAGGAAGAAGGCACAGGTGTCTGACTGCTGGCTCCAGAACTCAAGTGTTGCCAGACATGCTGTTCTGTCCAGCCTCAGGGTGGAGGAAGGCCAGTGGTCAGCCCGATCTGGGACTCTGCTGCCCGCAGGCCCAGAGCAGGGAACCTGAGGGAAGGAAAGGCCTTGTCCAGGACTTGCCTCAGGGGCAGGCCTCAGGCTGGGAATCTTTGGGTCTCCTACTGGGGCCCCTTCTCAGCCTGCAGCTCTGACCTGTCTCCCTCTGCAGCCTGAGGCCAAGAAGGGGTTCTGCTATTCCCTGCATGTGCCCCTGCCTCACCCTGTCCCactttttatattaaaagaaaataataataaaaggaactACTTTGGAACTCGGTGCTttttatttacaaagaaaaataataaaggaaaagtcTGAAGCTTATCAGCTGCAGACAGGGGTGAAGGTAGGACTCTGAGGGAAGGGGGTAAGGTGGTCTgcaaagaaaggagaaggaagaggctCTGGCTCTAAGGAAGCCCATGGGTCCCAGCCTCTAAAGCCTTCCCTAGAGGCAGCCCCACCCTCCTAGAGAGGCTCAGATCAATGGTCCAGCAGCCGGATCGCCCACTGGCCACTGGTTTTTCCAGGAATTTGAGTTCCCAGCTCCAGAGGGCTGGAATGGCAGGGGAAACTCAGGCCAGAAAGAGCCCAAGGGTCCTGCCACCACTCCTCACTGTGGTGTGATCTTGGCAGCCTCAGCCCGAATAAGGGCAATAAGGTCCTGGTTGATGAGGAAGACAAATCGCAGGCTGGCAATCTGGGTGGGAAAGAAAGATGCCTGAGCATAGAAGTGAGACTGGGGGCCAGGCCGCATAACTGGCTCACCATGGGTCTCATCCTGGCCTCTCCATTTGCCCACAGCTCACCTCCACCACAGAGTTGTTGCTGAGGCGCCATTTGGAGCCACAAAGCACAGGACGCCCGTCAATGTAGATGGGCCGCCGGCCCTCATTGGCAATGAAGAAATCACCATTGTTTTTCAGCTTGATGACACCTatgggaacagagaggaaaagggggaTGATGGGATAGCAGAAGGCCAGAAGAGGGCCTGAAGCCCCCACATACCCTCTGCTTCCTAGGGACAGGATAGAAGGCACCCAGAATGTCCAAGTTCACGATCTTGAATTGCCAGCTCTTCAGCCCCAGCCAGTCCACAAAGGTTCCCCGTGGAGACAAGCATCAGGATGGAGGGCAGCAAGAGGCCCTGAAGGCTGTCCCCACACTGCTTCCCACAGATACCTTGCTTCCGGGAGATCTTCCAGGCTGGACCCTCCAGAGACAGGTCCACATCAATCTGGTTGTCCTTGGTTGCTCTGCCCAGGGTGATCTGGCGAAATGAGACAGGTGAGGGCTGGGAACTGAGGAAGTGGGGAGGGGGTCCACACAGGCCAAGGAAAGATGAGACATCAGGGACCAGACAGAAAGGGCAGTGTGGGGAAGACTAATGGAGAGAAACCTAGGAAGGCAGGACGAAGATGGGCTGCATGGCCTCACCTCTCGCGAGCGCATCAGGTACCGCACCATGCGTCCCCGTAGCACGGCCAGCGTCTGGTTGTCAAAGTCTGGAGAGCTCATGCCTGGGGAGAGGCAGGTCATGTCAGGGAAGAGCCCACCCCTCGGGACCACAGTGCTGAAGGCAGGGAGTCGGACTGGGAGATGGGGTGTGCCCAGGGTGTGCGAAGGCTGTTGAGCCAGGACCCTCCTGCACCCCTGGCCTCCTCACCTGTGATGCTATCTACTAGCACCTGCCACTTATGAAGCTCCTGTTCCAGCTGCCGAATCTCTCGTTTCTGGCGCCGGTCTGCCACTGTGAGCTCTGAAGTCAAGGGGGAGGTAAGGAGGGGTGCTCCAAGGTCACCAGCACCTTGTACTGGTCTTTTCTATTCCAGCAGGGGCTCCCACCCCCTCACTGTCCCTCACAGGGCACACTCACCATGTTCGAGGACCTCATCTCGCATGTCCCTGGAGAGAGGGAAGAATGAGTCAGGCTCCACTTCCAGCTCACCTGTCATCCCCATTGGGGGCTGCTTGACTCATGAGGGCATCCCTGAGGCCAAGTGGCCCAGTGGGCTGTACCTCTGGCCTAGGCCTAGCCTCCTTCCCTGGGGTTGTGGTGGGGTGTTGGGAAGTCACaactgggggcagggcaggggctcaGCAGGGAGACCAGGCACAAAAGCTGCTTCCAAGCCTGAGGTTggtgtgggctgggctgggctgagttTTGCAGCAGGAGAGGTGGGGCCGGGCAGCCCAGCGGGCTCTACCCCAGGGAGACACTCAGCTCTCTGCCCTGTGGCCCTGGCCACTCACTTGAGCTTACTGTCGTCAATCAGGTCCTCTGCATCAGAGAAGTTCAGCACTTGGTCCCCCTTGGGCAGCGGCTGCACTGAACAAAGGACAGAGGGGGTTAGTGCCGATGTTCCTGCTTAACTCCAAGCTGCTGAGCAGACGGCTGGCTAAGGGAACAGGGCTGTGCCCATAGCAAGTTCCATGCAGAAATCGGCATGTTAGCCAAACGCAGGTTACTGGAGTATATGCCAGATTAGGTTGCACATGAATACGGCACAAAGCATCGGTGGGGCTAGCCTGGGCAGAGGCGGCTCTAGAAAGGGAAGGGAATTAAAGCTGACCTTCTGCGTGGGCTTTGCAGTGTGCGAAGGGTTCTCACTCATATAGCCTTGAACTAGGCAGGGAAGGCACTACTGTTGGCTCCACTTCACAAGTGAGGAAACAGATACAGGAGAGCAGGTTCAGCTGTGACTTGAGTCAAGCACAGGGCCAGGATGTAAGCCCTGCTTTCCTGATTCCAAATCCCAAATGTGCCTTCTATCACATCATATGCTCCCAAGAATTTTCTGCCACTTAGGTGAGGGGCTGACAGGCACACACATCAAGTCCTACTTAGGATGCGCAGGAAGGGAGCTGCCGCCCTGCCTTAAGCCAGTGTTTCTTAAACTGTGGGTCATGATGTGTTAGTGGGTCATCAAGTTAGTTTcattttttccagaaaaatgaaatggaatagGAGGTTAATTATCAGAGCCCTTTAGATGCATTCAGGATAAATATTGTTTAatcaaagtttctttttttttcctggtcaaAACGTAAAGGGACTGGAGCCCCAAGACTCTGAGAACTTCTACCTTCAGGACAGCTGTTCTGAGGCCTGCAGTGCCTGCTCAGCAGCAGCCTCTACTAGCCAGTGGCCATGAACTGTCAGGTGAGGAGCTGACCTGGGAGTTGGCTGTCATGGCCTGCCAGGGAAGCAAGGGGCTGTGTGGGAGCCACAAATTCTCCACCACCACCAACTCCGCCTCCTCAGGTCAGACTGTGTTGGGAGACAGCAGACTGAGGCGGTCACCCCATCAAACCCCTCGCCCCACCGCAGCTGCCTGAAATCCCACCAACCTGATGTTCTACTGCCTTCATAGCTAAGCTGTGTATGCTCCCTATTCCTAGGGACTCCCAACACTAAACAGCAAATGAGAGATAAAATACCTACATAAGAAGACTCTTGACAAAAACTAATCCTGTAAGTTAATAAGTTTATACAAAATAACTTTCAAAGTAGTGACAAAGGAGTTAGCTACGGCAGCAAAAACAAACTTTATCCAGTGTCCATTCTCTGTGGGAATTCAGTGGTAGAGCCTAAGGAAGAAGCAGAGATTTGGAAGCTGTGAGATTAAAGAGGGCTGCCCACTGGAAGCTAAATTCAGAGATCCTTAGGAAGGACAGATGAGGCTGCTCCCCGACAAAAGTCCCTAAAATTCTCTTGTAGGAATATATTTTAATGACCAGAAGCTGCAGGACCTAGAGAGTAAAGAGTATAGCCAAAGCTTTGTTTTCAGAAGAGTGTGAACAACGACACAGAAGGCAACAGGCAGTACTAGTCAGGAGTACGTGCAGAGTGTGCTTATGCCTTGAAGTCTGACTCTGAATCCCAAATCGAACTGACAAGTTTCCTGCAATTTAATCAGACTGCTTCCTAATATTTGTCATTAGGACAGTCAAAGAGTTTTGTTGGTGAGGAAAGGGAGGAAGCATAGACCATTCTGGCCCCTGGGAGAGAAAGACACATGGACGAGGTGTCAAGTCCCAGTGGAGACTTCCAAACCTCCCAAAGGCAGCTAGACAGCACCACAGCTGGGTGGGAGGAGCAGGATGAGGAGGAGCatggagagagggaaggggcagaAAGGCTTTAAAAAAGTGGTCATTATCTATAGGGTGGAAAACAGGGAGGGGTGAACAGTAAAGGGGACTTTACACATTTTTCTCACATTTGAGTATTACTGATGAATATGTTAATGTGTTATTTATGTAATAGTAAAAatagatcacacacacacaaaaaaaccaagACGTAGGGGACAACTCTGCCATTTAGACTTTTAGCTTAAGCTTCCAGGCACTTGGCTGGCCTTCACCATGATGCTGAAGACCATTCCAgccaccttccctccctctggaAGGAAGGACTTTTGCTGCAGAGAGAGGTGAATGAGACACTGGGGGCTCTGAGGGGTTGGTTATAGGGCAATTGAGGACAGCTGTGCCCAAAGCACTTCACACTCATTTGCACGCACACCCACTCTGCCAGCTCCTGGGCCAGTTACCTGTCTGGTCCTCCAGCAGGTAATACTGCTTCATGAGCTGCCAGTGGGCCTGCAGAGCCTTGGCAGTGCGGGCCAAGTAGAAGGCATCGGGGTGTCTGTGCAGCAGGTCCTGGAAAGtctccaaggtgggctgactGGTCTGGAGGGCAGAAAGCACACTCTAGGCATCTGGGTTTTTTACACTCCCACCTCTGCTTCCCATCCCGGCCCCCTGCCCCAGTCCCAACCAGGAGCTGGAAGAAGCGAGAGCTACAGCCACCCAGGGAGCCGAGCTTGGCTCTTCCTGAGGACCCTGTCCACCCTGCAGG comes from the Manis pentadactyla isolate mManPen7 chromosome 10, mManPen7.hap1, whole genome shotgun sequence genome and includes:
- the MCRS1 gene encoding microspherule protein 1 isoform X1, which encodes MTRGTGRTAQRGRSGPDSQGLLDSSLMASGTASRSEDEESLAGQKRASSQALGTIPKRRSSSRFIKRKKFDDELVESSLAKSSTRAKGASGVEPGRCSGSEPSSSEKKKVSKAPSTPVPPSPAPAPGLTKRVKKSKQPLQVTKDLGRWKPADDLLLINAVLQTNDLTSVHLGVKFSCRFTLREVQERWYALLYDPVISKLACQAMRQLHPEAIAAIQSKALFSKAEEQLLSKVGSTSQPTLETFQDLLHRHPDAFYLARTAKALQAHWQLMKQYYLLEDQTVQPLPKGDQVLNFSDAEDLIDDSKLKDMRDEVLEHELTVADRRQKREIRQLEQELHKWQVLVDSITGMSSPDFDNQTLAVLRGRMVRYLMRSREITLGRATKDNQIDVDLSLEGPAWKISRKQGVIKLKNNGDFFIANEGRRPIYIDGRPVLCGSKWRLSNNSVVEIASLRFVFLINQDLIALIRAEAAKITPQ
- the MCRS1 gene encoding microspherule protein 1 isoform X4 translates to MRQLHPEAIAAIQSKALFSKAEEQLLSKVGSTSQPTLETFQDLLHRHPDAFYLARTAKALQAHWQLMKQYYLLEDQTVQPLPKGDQVLNFSDAEDLIDDSKLKDMRDEVLEHELTVADRRQKREIRQLEQELHKWQVLVDSITGMSSPDFDNQTLAVLRGRMVRYLMRSREITLGRATKDNQIDVDLSLEGPAWKISRKQGVIKLKNNGDFFIANEGRRPIYIDGRPVLCGSKWRLSNNSVVEIASLRFVFLINQDLIALIRAEAAKITPQ
- the MCRS1 gene encoding microspherule protein 1 isoform X3 — protein: MASGTASRSEDEESLAGQKRASSQALGTIPKRRSSSRFIKRKKFDDELVESSLAKSSTRAKGASGVEPGRCSGSEPSSSEKKKVSKAPSTPVPPSPAPAPGLTKRVKKSKQPLQVTKDLGRWKPADDLLLINAVLQTNDLTSVHLGVKFSCRFTLREVQERWYALLYDPVISKLACQAMRQLHPEAIAAIQSKALFSKAEEQLLSKVGSTSQPTLETFQDLLHRHPDAFYLARTAKALQAHWQLMKQYYLLEDQTVQPLPKGDQVLNFSDAEDLIDDSKLKDMRDEVLEHELTVADRRQKREIRQLEQELHKWQVLVDSITGMSSPDFDNQTLAVLRGRMVRYLMRSREITLGRATKDNQIDVDLSLEGPAWKISRKQGVIKLKNNGDFFIANEGRRPIYIDGRPVLCGSKWRLSNNSVVEIASLRFVFLINQDLIALIRAEAAKITPQ
- the MCRS1 gene encoding microspherule protein 1 isoform X2; amino-acid sequence: MDKDSQGLLDSSLMASGTASRSEDEESLAGQKRASSQALGTIPKRRSSSRFIKRKKFDDELVESSLAKSSTRAKGASGVEPGRCSGSEPSSSEKKKVSKAPSTPVPPSPAPAPGLTKRVKKSKQPLQVTKDLGRWKPADDLLLINAVLQTNDLTSVHLGVKFSCRFTLREVQERWYALLYDPVISKLACQAMRQLHPEAIAAIQSKALFSKAEEQLLSKVGSTSQPTLETFQDLLHRHPDAFYLARTAKALQAHWQLMKQYYLLEDQTVQPLPKGDQVLNFSDAEDLIDDSKLKDMRDEVLEHELTVADRRQKREIRQLEQELHKWQVLVDSITGMSSPDFDNQTLAVLRGRMVRYLMRSREITLGRATKDNQIDVDLSLEGPAWKISRKQGVIKLKNNGDFFIANEGRRPIYIDGRPVLCGSKWRLSNNSVVEIASLRFVFLINQDLIALIRAEAAKITPQ